TGTAAACCTTTACGTTGCATTTTTGAAGTTCGTAAAACATTTTCTTTAAGTAAGAGTTTGCGGATACGCCTCCGGAGACAGTAAGAAAATCAACATGAAATTCTTTTATAGCTTTCTTCACTTTAAGATAGAGTGTCTCAACGGCTATATGCTGGAATGAGGCAGCAATATTGCTAATAAGCTCATCTGACCTGTTCGAATCATATTCAATTTCTTTCAGGAAATACAAGACAGAAGTTTTCAGACCGGAGAATGAGAAATTGTATTTAGTATTTTTAAGCTGTGCGATAGGAAATTTATGAAAGTTGATATCGCCATATTTTGCGTATTTATCGATAAGCGGACCTCCCGGATATCCGAGTCCCATCATTTTAGCGACTTTATCGAAAGCTTCACCTACTGCGTCGTCAATAGTTGTACCAAGAATTTTATGCTTGAAGAAATCTTCCACAAGAACTAGTAATGTATGTCCGCCTGAGACAATAAGCGCAAGGAAGGGGAAATGCGGTTTATTATTACTGAGGAAAGGGGAATATAAATGTGCATGAATATGATTCACGGGAATGAAGGGGACGGATAACGAAGCGGCGAGAGATTTTGCAAAATTAAGACCGATAAGAATTGCCCCGATTAAACCCGGTTCGGAAGCGGCTGCGATAAGATTAATGTCTTTCAGATTGAGGCCTGATTTAGCAAGTGCTTTTTCAGTCATTTCTGTGATTTTCCTGAGATGTTCGCGGGAAGCTATCTCTGGTACTACGCCTCCGAAAGTCTTATGGTATTCCTGCGAAAGAATAATGTTTGAAAGCACTTTATCATTTTGCAGAACAGCCACAGAAGTCTCATCGCACGACGATTCAAAAGCTAAAATATTTAAACTATATGTATTCAAAGATTGTTACAATTTGTAATAGGGTGTCTTGTATGCAAATTAATTCGATTAAATGAATTTTAAAACATTAAAATTAATATTTATACTGTTTTTATGTAATGGCTTTGTTTTTTCCCAATCAAAGCTTTTGGTACCAATGGAAACATCAGGTCAGGCAAATCACCTTAAAGCATACGGCATTGCATATAGGTTTCTTCTTGAAGGAGGGGAGCTTGACTGGCTTCTGAATTACAAAAGTGGTGCGTTTATGTTTAATTATTCATCGAGAATTGAAGATGAATGCAAATTGAAGGGTGTGAGTTATGAACTTCTGGACGGTACCGCTGCTGCACAGGTTTACGCAAGTGTAAAAGATGACAACAATAACATGGATGTAATACGGCTCGAAAAGGTTGCCAAGATAGCAGTATATGTACCTCCAAATGCTTTGCCCTGGGATGATGCAGTTCAGCTTGTTCTGGACTATGCAGAAATCCCATATCAAAAACTCTGGGATGAGGAAGTTTTATCTGACAAGCTAAAGGGTGTTGACTGGGTACATCTTCATCATGAGGATTTCACGGGGCAGTACGGAAAGTTTTTTGCGAATTACGGAGCATCGCCCTGGTACATGACACAGAAAGCCGTAAACGAAGAAATGTCAATAAAGCTCGGGTTTAACAAAGTATCGAAGCTAAAATTAGCCGTAGTGAAAAAACTGAAAGAATATGTTTCGAACGGGGGATTCCTTTTTACGATGTGCAGTGCTACGGACACTTACGATATAGCGCTTGCGAGCCAGTACACTGATATCTGCGATGTGATGTACGACGGCGACCCTTTCGACCCGGATGCAAATTCAAAACTGGATTTTTCGGAATGCATGGCGCTTGAAAATTTTCAGGTGGAGCTGAACCCTTACGTTTACAGGTATTCAAACATCGATATCACGCAGGATTTGCTTAACATAGGACAGTTTAATGATTACTTCAAGCTTGTAGAATTTTCGGCAAAGTTAGATCCTGTACCTTCGATGCTGACTCAATGTCATACGGCGCTGGTTGCGGGTTTTCTTGGACAGACGAGCGGATTCAGAAAAGAATTTCTTAAGAAGAATGTAATAGTGATGGGAATGAATGAGGGATTAAATCTTGTGAAGTATATACACGGTAATTACGGAAAGGGGACATTTACGTTCTTCGGAGGTCATGACCCGGAGGACTATGCACACCTTGTGGGTGCACCACCGACGGAATTGAATTTACATCCGAATTCCCCCGGATACAGACTAATCTTAAACAATGTACTTTTTCCGGCAGCAAAAAAGAAGAAGCTAAAGACTTGAAACGATATTCGTTAATATTTCTTTTACTACTTTTTTTCATTTCATGCAAAACAGAAATGGATAAAGAACGAATTTCAGTAATTGACGACCTTGGGAATGAATTTGATTTCAATGAAAAACCTGTAAGAGTAATTTCACTCGCTCCGAGTATTACGGAATCTATCTTTTTTCTTGGACTCGATTCAAATCTAATCGGGGTCACACAATACTGTGATTTTCCGGAACAAGCAAAACTGAAGACTAACATTGGCGGTATGCTTGATCCTAATCTGGAGATAATAACAAATCTGAACCCAGATTTAATTTTCCTTACAACGGAAGGTAATTCACAGATTACATATAAATCATTGAAAGACCTTGGTTTAAGGGTTTTTGTCCTTAATCCTAAAAATGTTGATGGTATCGTGTCCTCACTTGAAAAATTGAATTTAATATTTAAAAATCCTGTTAGCGATAGTGTACTTAAAGATTTTAAAATGGAATTGAAATCATTATCCGATGATTCACAAACAAGAATGTATGCAGGATTTCTTGCACTGAAACCACTCATCACTTTTAATAAAAAAACATTCCTCAACGATGTTTTTAAAATGAGCGGTTTTTCTAATGTATACGAAAATGAAAATCTTGATTATCCTTCAATTGCAGAGGAGGACCTTTTCTCAAGAAATCCTGATTATCTTTTCATATTCGCTGATAAATCAAAAGAATTAAGTATCATAAAAGAACTTGAGCAAAGATTTGATCGACTTAAATCCGTGAGGGAAAAATCTTATTTTGTACTGGACGAAAATGTATTCACAAGACCGGGTCCAAGGGTGTTAAATTCTATTAAAATGTTAAAAACCATACCTTGAAAATTGTTATGATTGAATATTATATGTAAATTATTCATGAAGTATAATAGTATACATACTATATTATTAAACGTATATACTATGATATTAAATATAAATTCTGCATTTATCCTCTATATTATATATAAAAAGTACATAAACTACTGATAATACGTGCTTTATTTTATTTTTCTAAATTGTTATTTTGGCACACTAATTGCTACACAAACTATATGTATTTATGAAATTAAAAAATTGAATTAAAATAAACATTTTGATAAAGAAAATTTTAAATATAGCAGTTGTTTTACTTTTAAGTTCAGTCGGATTTTCAGCAGCACAAGATTTTATATCCTTGAATGATAATGAAAACGGTACAAAATTGACTTTATCTAACATTGTTTCAGAAGAATTCTTACCTCAAGACACAATACCAAACGCATCAGAAATTGAATTGTTGAACAGAGGATACGATTATACTAACAAAAGAATGTATAATAGAAGCAATTAATTCATTTAATCAATATTTAAAAACAAAACCTGAAGATTCAAAGATACACTTGCAGCTTGGATATCTTTATGATGCAAGCAGAAAATATGAGAGCGCCTACAATAGTTTTGGAAAGGTTATGGAATTTTCTTACAACGATAATGAAATTGACAAGGCTGCAATTTCCAGATATTACATTAGAGAAAAAATGATACAGAATTCTGTTGTGTCATTTGACCTGTACTTCCATAATTTTTATGATAGTTATTACCAAAACTATGTTGGAAATCTACTCACCCATTTAAACGTGAAACTTACAAAAGGTATTCATGTCGGACCATATTTTGATACATACTTTGATTCAAAATCAAAACCAGGTAATATTTTAAATGACAGATATGTTGAATTTGGGGCATTTACTAAATTTACTATTACAGACTGGATGAGTTTTGAAGTCAGAATGGGTTATGTCAGAGAAATTGATTTTAAGAAAAACAGTTTTAGTTTTAAACCAATTCTTTCAATGGGTAAAAGAATTGGAACGGCTCACTTCTATAAACCCTCAAGATCGCAAAATACCGAGAGCTTCTATTACGATATTTACACTTCTGCTTTGTATGATTACAAGTTTAGAAATGTATTCGTCAATTTGCAGAATAAAGAAGCCCTTAGGTTCATGCTTGGCGGATATTCTTACTTTGAGTTTTATCTGAAACAGGAAGTTGCAGCTGATACAGAACAATTTGATTATAACAACTATTTAGATTTTGGTGCGGGAGTTACTTTTAAACCAAACATCCAGAGTTTTCCGGTGTTTTTTGTTGAGGGCGTGTACAGAAACTTCTTTGTTAGTATAGACCCGAAAACAAATAAATCTGTGTATTTTGCCGGAGATATGAGGAGCTTTTTTACTGTGAGAGCAGGATTTTTACTATATTATAATACAAAACTATGATTTATGACATTTTCCAAATATTACTGTGGATTACCGCAATCATGCTGTTTATTAGCGGGGTTGATGATCTTTATTTGGACCTTTTGTATTGGTTCGAAAAAGGTAATTACAAGAGAAAATTGCCGGATTTTTCGGAGATGTTTGAAAAACCCGAAAAGCCAATTGCAGTTTTTATCGGCGCATGGAAAGAATCAGGCGTTATTGGTAGAACATTGAGTTATGCGGTGACAAATTTAAAATATGAAAATTATAGATTTTTTATTGGTGTGTATCCTAACGACCCTGAAACATTAAAGGTTGTTCAGGAAGTTTCGCAAAAAGACTCTCGAGTTATACCTTGCGTAAATAACGTTAACGGTCCGACAACAAAAGCTGATAATCTTAATTTGTTGTATGC
The window above is part of the Ignavibacteria bacterium genome. Proteins encoded here:
- the tsaD gene encoding tRNA (adenosine(37)-N6)-threonylcarbamoyltransferase complex transferase subunit TsaD, whose protein sequence is MNTYSLNILAFESSCDETSVAVLQNDKVLSNIILSQEYHKTFGGVVPEIASREHLRKITEMTEKALAKSGLNLKDINLIAAASEPGLIGAILIGLNFAKSLAASLSVPFIPVNHIHAHLYSPFLSNNKPHFPFLALIVSGGHTLLVLVEDFFKHKILGTTIDDAVGEAFDKVAKMMGLGYPGGPLIDKYAKYGDINFHKFPIAQLKNTKYNFSFSGLKTSVLYFLKEIEYDSNRSDELISNIAASFQHIAVETLYLKVKKAIKEFHVDFLTVSGGVSANSYLKKMFYELQKCNVKVYIPDIVYSTDNAAMIGITAYFKYIISNNQDYFIKESLSVKARPRLDYIKF
- a CDS encoding asparagine synthetase B, whose amino-acid sequence is METSGQANHLKAYGIAYRFLLEGGELDWLLNYKSGAFMFNYSSRIEDECKLKGVSYELLDGTAAAQVYASVKDDNNNMDVIRLEKVAKIAVYVPPNALPWDDAVQLVLDYAEIPYQKLWDEEVLSDKLKGVDWVHLHHEDFTGQYGKFFANYGASPWYMTQKAVNEEMSIKLGFNKVSKLKLAVVKKLKEYVSNGGFLFTMCSATDTYDIALASQYTDICDVMYDGDPFDPDANSKLDFSECMALENFQVELNPYVYRYSNIDITQDLLNIGQFNDYFKLVEFSAKLDPVPSMLTQCHTALVAGFLGQTSGFRKEFLKKNVIVMGMNEGLNLVKYIHGNYGKGTFTFFGGHDPEDYAHLVGAPPTELNLHPNSPGYRLILNNVLFPAAKKKKLKT
- a CDS encoding helical backbone metal receptor, with translation MDKERISVIDDLGNEFDFNEKPVRVISLAPSITESIFFLGLDSNLIGVTQYCDFPEQAKLKTNIGGMLDPNLEIITNLNPDLIFLTTEGNSQITYKSLKDLGLRVFVLNPKNVDGIVSSLEKLNLIFKNPVSDSVLKDFKMELKSLSDDSQTRMYAGFLALKPLITFNKKTFLNDVFKMSGFSNVYENENLDYPSIAEEDLFSRNPDYLFIFADKSKELSIIKELEQRFDRLKSVREKSYFVLDENVFTRPGPRVLNSIKMLKTIP